One part of the Syngnathus acus chromosome 17, fSynAcu1.2, whole genome shotgun sequence genome encodes these proteins:
- the epb41l3b gene encoding band 4.1-like protein 3b isoform X11, with amino-acid sequence MTTESGADSEAKQQQQQQEESVAAPKENPKAAEPASPQNQLEQLPAAVGHSTPARKEQIFTHQDTPEEDQESRQSSTSRLSRSPLKGVKKVKIMQCKVTLLDGSDYTLNVEKRVKGQVLFDKVCDHLNLLEKDYFGITYRDVEKQKNWLDPTKDLKKQIRTGPWNFAFNVKFYPPDPSQLTEDITRYYLCLQLRDDVVSGRLPCSFATHTVLGSYTVQSELGDYDPEELGSDYISELRFAPNQTKELEEKVMELHKTYKGMTPAEAEMHFLENAKKLSMYGVDLHHAKLVGRLYQGLARAPGEDSEGVEIMLGVCASGLLIYRDRLRINRFAWPKILKISYKRNNFYIKIRPGEFEQFESTIGFKLPNHRAAKRLWKVCVEHHTFFRLVSPEAPPKKFLTLGSKFRYSGRTQAQTRRASSQIIRPAPFFERSASKRYNMSRSLDGAPITENHETLMRDSDSAANARGDIITTVTTEKKAEEEKAEREDTRADTTADAGTPTPVRQEAKTDSEQTDFAFDGDITATEDTEPPAEMVKHQTNISELKRSFLETDAGVPGLTEWERRLSSSPARSPRSDEPPMIEPLEQEQQDEEDEKPAGDETKAEPKVTEAAEYLLKCTADSSLADGAPPQEISPSATMDDDVFAAEEKTPDSQDQLSEKSVDRLSPGSVREEVSQAITDKRGMLIILKEAEVEAEGKDDVGKLLLSKMEALVEDASPVKGSPKKAMASWVSEVARAEESEDFRVLTEEMPKTFEQSKPDVAQITLSEAAPLAVSTLGWISPSVTSEKASADLEQKKLVAMEMEAAPEDRTRMEVDAVCAKEMPVVHTETKTITYESAANDMNGDTDPGVLLSAQTITSETTSTTTTTHITKTVKGGISETRIEKRIVITGDSEIDHDEALAQAIKEAKEQHPDMSVTKVVVHKETEITPEEGED; translated from the exons ATGACAACCGAATCAGGCGCAGACTCTGAGgccaagcagcagcagcagcagcaagaggAGAGCGTAGCGGCTCCCAAGGAGAACCCAAAAGCTGCTGAACCCGCCTCACCTCAGAACCAGCTGGAGCAGCTTCCCGCCGCCGTGGGGCACAGCACGCCGGCCAGGAAAGAACAG ATATTCACTCATCAGGATACGCCAGAGGAAGACCAAGAGTCCCGCCAGTCATCCACCAGTCGTCTGTCCAGGTCTCCTTTAAAAGGAGTGAAGAAGGTGAAGATCATGCAATGCAAGGTGACACTATTGGATGGTTCTGACTACACCCTGAATGTGGAG AAgcgggtcaaaggtcaagttCTCTTTGACAAAGTCTGCGATCACCTCAATCTGTTAGAGAAGGACTACTTTGGGATTACTTACAGAGATGTGGAGAAACAGAAG AATTGGCTGGATCCTACTAAGGACCTGAAAAAGCAGATCAGGA cAGGTCCCTGGAACTTTGCGTTTAATGTGAAGTTCTACCCTCCAGACCCCTCACAACTGACCGAGGATATCACAAG GTACTACCTGTGCCTGCAGCTCCGAGATGACGTGGTTTCTGGTCGCCTCCCCTGTTCCTTCGCCACCCACACCGTTCTGGGCTCGTACACTGTGCAGTCGGAGCTGGGCGACTACGATCCCGAGGAGCTGGGCAGCGACTACATCAGTGAGCTACGCTTCGCACCCAACCAGACCAAAGAGCTGGAGGAGAAAGTCATGGAGCTCCACAAGACTTATAA GGGGATGACTCCGGCTGAAGCGGAAATGCATTTCctggaaaatgcaaagaagcTGTCCATGTACGGTGTGGATCTCCACCATGCCAAG TTGGTAGGGCGTCTCTATCAAGGCTTGGCTCGTGCGCCGGGTGAG GACTCGGAGGGTGTGGAGATCATGTTAGGAGTGTGTGCCAGTGGTCTCCTCATCTACAGGGACAGGCTGCGCATCAACCGCTTTGCCTGGCCCAAAATCCTCAAGATCTCCTACAAGAGGAACAACTTCTACATCAAAATCCGGCCCGGCGAG TTTGAGCAGTTTGAAAGCACTATTGGCTTCAAGCTTCCCAACCACCGTGCTGCCAAGCGGCTGTGGAAGGTCTGCGTTGAACATCACACCTTCTTCAG GCTTGTGTCCCCCGAGGCGCCCCCAAAGAAGTTCCTCACCCTCGGCTCCAAGTTCCGCTACAGTGGCAGGACGCAGGCGCAAACTCGCAGGGCCAGCTCTCAGATCATTCGACCGGCCCCCTTCTTCGAGCGCTCCGCCAGCAAACGTTACAACATGTCACGCAGCTTGGACGGAG CGCCCATCACAGAGAACCATGAGACTCTGATGAGGGACAGCGACAGCGCCGCCAACGCCAGGGGAGACATTATCACCACGGTGACCACCGAAAAGAAGGCGGAGGAAGAGAAGGCGGAGCGGGAGGATACCCGTGCGGACACGACCGCCGACGCCGGCACCCCGACGCCGGTCAGACAAGAAGCAAAG ACCGACAGCGAACAAACTGACTTTGCCTTCGACGGGGATATTACTGCCACGGAG GACACAGAGCCCCCCGCTGAGATGGTCAAGCACCAGACCAACATCAGCGAGCTGAAGCGCTCCTTCCTGGAGACGGACGCCGGCGTCCCAGGCCTCACTGAATGGGAGCGGAGGCTCTCCTCGTCCCCGGCGCGCTCGCCCAGATCTGACGAGCCGCCAATGATAGAACCTCTGGAACAGGAACAGCAGGAT gaagaagatgaaaagCCCGCTGGAGATGAGACAAAGGCAGAACCTAAAGTGACCGAG GCGGCAGAATATCTGCTGAAATGCACTGCGGATAGTTCCCTAGCAGACGGAGCGCCCCCGCAGGAGATTAGCCCGTCGGCCACTATGGACGATGACGTTTTTGCAGCGGAGGAGAAAACCCCCGACTCCCAGGACCAGTTGTCCGAAAAGTCCGTGGATAGGCTGAGCCCGGGTTCCGTCAGAGAGGAAGTGTCCCAAGCCATCACCGACAAAAGAGGCATGCTCATCATATTGAAGGAGGCCGAGGTGGAAGCGGAAGGGAAAGACGATGTGGGAAAGCTCCTCTTGAGTAAGATGGAGGCGCTGGTGGAGGACGCGTCTCCAGTCAAAGGCTCGCCCAAGAAGGCCATGGCCTCGTGGGTGTCGGAGGTGGCGAGAGCCGAGGAGTCTGAGGACTTCAGAGTGCTGACGGAGGAGATGCCCAAGACCTTTGAGCAGTCAAAGCCCGACGTGGCTCAGATTACGCTCTCGGAGGCCGCGCCCTTAGCAGTG TCGACTCTCGGATGGATTTCTCCTTCTGTGACTTCCGAAAAG GCATCAGCTGACCTGGAGCAGAAGAAacttgttgccatggagatgGAGGCAGCGCCGGAAGACCGTACA CGTATGGAAGTGGACGCGGTCTGCGCCAAAGAGATGCCCGTGGTTCATACAGAGACCAAGACTATCACGTACGAGTCTGCTGCG AACGACATGAACGGCGACACAGACCCCGGCGTGTTGCTGAGCGCCCAAACCATCACCTCGGAAaccaccagcaccaccaccaccacacacatCACCAAG ACTGTGAAAGGAGGCATTTCAGAGACGAGAATCGAGAAAAGGATTGTCATCACGGGAGACTCCGAAATCGACCACGATGAG GCTCTGGCTCAGGCCATAAAGGAGGCCAAAGAGCAGCATCCTGACATGTCAGTGACCAAAGTAGTGGTACATAAAGAAACAGAGATCACGccagaggagggggaggactGA
- the epb41l3b gene encoding band 4.1-like protein 3b isoform X5: MTTESGADSEAKQQQQQQEESVAAPKENPKAAEPASPQNQLEQLPAAVGHSTPARKEQIFTHQDTPEEDQESRQSSTSRLSRSPLKGVKKVKIMQCKVTLLDGSDYTLNVEKRVKGQVLFDKVCDHLNLLEKDYFGITYRDVEKQKNWLDPTKDLKKQIRTGPWNFAFNVKFYPPDPSQLTEDITRYYLCLQLRDDVVSGRLPCSFATHTVLGSYTVQSELGDYDPEELGSDYISELRFAPNQTKELEEKVMELHKTYKGMTPAEAEMHFLENAKKLSMYGVDLHHAKLVGRLYQGLARAPGEDSEGVEIMLGVCASGLLIYRDRLRINRFAWPKILKISYKRNNFYIKIRPGEFEQFESTIGFKLPNHRAAKRLWKVCVEHHTFFRLVSPEAPPKKFLTLGSKFRYSGRTQAQTRRASSQIIRPAPFFERSASKRYNMSRSLDGAPITENHETLMRDSDSAANARGDIITTVTTEKKAEEEKAEREDTRADTTADAGTPTPVRQEAKRSPCAFTASALGSELSLPSSPVSSTKVRRRRRENARKRASSVSPVKDGAGRRRQQARSDRQAALLAERALLLSARKRRLEQSGGARGGTRGGTLFSFSLHLPDLSAVLDEDGYLSFPDLSEMRFLPECAQNFVPIKSPSLIPCFLFIFFFLLSTSFSVPYALTLSFPLALCLCYLEPKAASLTACIAQGYHDYDSSEEEETDSEQTDFAFDGDITATESDADDDSEMPTQDTEPPAEMVKHQTNISELKRSFLETDAGVPGLTEWERRLSSSPARSPRSDEPPMIEPLEQEQQDEEDEKPAGDETKAEPKVTEAAEYLLKCTADSSLADGAPPQEISPSATMDDDVFAAEEKTPDSQDQLSEKSVDRLSPGSVREEVSQAITDKRGMLIILKEAEVEAEGKDDVGKLLLSKMEALVEDASPVKGSPKKAMASWVSEVARAEESEDFRVLTEEMPKTFEQSKPDVAQITLSEAAPLAVSTLGWISPSVTSEKASADLEQKKLVAMEMEAAPEDRTRMEVDAVCAKEMPVVHTETKTITYESAANDMNGDTDPGVLLSAQTITSETTSTTTTTHITKTVKGGISETRIEKRIVITGDSEIDHDEE; the protein is encoded by the exons ATGACAACCGAATCAGGCGCAGACTCTGAGgccaagcagcagcagcagcagcaagaggAGAGCGTAGCGGCTCCCAAGGAGAACCCAAAAGCTGCTGAACCCGCCTCACCTCAGAACCAGCTGGAGCAGCTTCCCGCCGCCGTGGGGCACAGCACGCCGGCCAGGAAAGAACAG ATATTCACTCATCAGGATACGCCAGAGGAAGACCAAGAGTCCCGCCAGTCATCCACCAGTCGTCTGTCCAGGTCTCCTTTAAAAGGAGTGAAGAAGGTGAAGATCATGCAATGCAAGGTGACACTATTGGATGGTTCTGACTACACCCTGAATGTGGAG AAgcgggtcaaaggtcaagttCTCTTTGACAAAGTCTGCGATCACCTCAATCTGTTAGAGAAGGACTACTTTGGGATTACTTACAGAGATGTGGAGAAACAGAAG AATTGGCTGGATCCTACTAAGGACCTGAAAAAGCAGATCAGGA cAGGTCCCTGGAACTTTGCGTTTAATGTGAAGTTCTACCCTCCAGACCCCTCACAACTGACCGAGGATATCACAAG GTACTACCTGTGCCTGCAGCTCCGAGATGACGTGGTTTCTGGTCGCCTCCCCTGTTCCTTCGCCACCCACACCGTTCTGGGCTCGTACACTGTGCAGTCGGAGCTGGGCGACTACGATCCCGAGGAGCTGGGCAGCGACTACATCAGTGAGCTACGCTTCGCACCCAACCAGACCAAAGAGCTGGAGGAGAAAGTCATGGAGCTCCACAAGACTTATAA GGGGATGACTCCGGCTGAAGCGGAAATGCATTTCctggaaaatgcaaagaagcTGTCCATGTACGGTGTGGATCTCCACCATGCCAAG TTGGTAGGGCGTCTCTATCAAGGCTTGGCTCGTGCGCCGGGTGAG GACTCGGAGGGTGTGGAGATCATGTTAGGAGTGTGTGCCAGTGGTCTCCTCATCTACAGGGACAGGCTGCGCATCAACCGCTTTGCCTGGCCCAAAATCCTCAAGATCTCCTACAAGAGGAACAACTTCTACATCAAAATCCGGCCCGGCGAG TTTGAGCAGTTTGAAAGCACTATTGGCTTCAAGCTTCCCAACCACCGTGCTGCCAAGCGGCTGTGGAAGGTCTGCGTTGAACATCACACCTTCTTCAG GCTTGTGTCCCCCGAGGCGCCCCCAAAGAAGTTCCTCACCCTCGGCTCCAAGTTCCGCTACAGTGGCAGGACGCAGGCGCAAACTCGCAGGGCCAGCTCTCAGATCATTCGACCGGCCCCCTTCTTCGAGCGCTCCGCCAGCAAACGTTACAACATGTCACGCAGCTTGGACGGAG CGCCCATCACAGAGAACCATGAGACTCTGATGAGGGACAGCGACAGCGCCGCCAACGCCAGGGGAGACATTATCACCACGGTGACCACCGAAAAGAAGGCGGAGGAAGAGAAGGCGGAGCGGGAGGATACCCGTGCGGACACGACCGCCGACGCCGGCACCCCGACGCCGGTCAGACAAGAAGCAAAG CGCTCCCCCTGTGCCTTCACTGCCAGCGCCCTCGGCTCTGAGCTCTCACTCCCTTCATCCCCCGTGTCATCAACAAaagtgcggcggcggcgcaggGAAAACGCGCGCAAAAGGGCCTCCTCTGTGAGCCCGGTCAAGGACGGcgccggccgccgccgccagcaGGCCCGCTCAGATCGCCAAGCAGCCCTGCTGGCGGAGCGGGCACTGCTGCTGTCGGCCCGCAAGCGGCGGCTGGAGCAAAGCGGCGGTGCGCGCGGTGGCACGCGCGGTGGCACGCTCTTCTCCTTCTCCCTGCACCTGCCCGACCTGTCGGCTGTCCTGGACGAGGACGGCTACCTCAGCTTCCCCGACCTGTCGGAGATGCGCTTCCTGCCTGAGTGCGCTCAGAACTTTGTGCCCATCAAGTCGCCGTCGCTCATCCCCtgcttcctcttcatcttcttctttctgctgTCCACCTCCTTCTCCGTGCCCTACGCCCTCACCCTCTCCTTCCCCCTGGCGCTGTGCCTCTGCTACCTGGAGCCCAAGGCAGCCTCGCTGACCGCCTGCATAGCCCAGGGCTACCATGACTATGACAGttcagaggaagaggag ACCGACAGCGAACAAACTGACTTTGCCTTCGACGGGGATATTACTGCCACGGAG TCGGATGCGGACGACGACTCTGAGATGCCCACTCAG GACACAGAGCCCCCCGCTGAGATGGTCAAGCACCAGACCAACATCAGCGAGCTGAAGCGCTCCTTCCTGGAGACGGACGCCGGCGTCCCAGGCCTCACTGAATGGGAGCGGAGGCTCTCCTCGTCCCCGGCGCGCTCGCCCAGATCTGACGAGCCGCCAATGATAGAACCTCTGGAACAGGAACAGCAGGAT gaagaagatgaaaagCCCGCTGGAGATGAGACAAAGGCAGAACCTAAAGTGACCGAG GCGGCAGAATATCTGCTGAAATGCACTGCGGATAGTTCCCTAGCAGACGGAGCGCCCCCGCAGGAGATTAGCCCGTCGGCCACTATGGACGATGACGTTTTTGCAGCGGAGGAGAAAACCCCCGACTCCCAGGACCAGTTGTCCGAAAAGTCCGTGGATAGGCTGAGCCCGGGTTCCGTCAGAGAGGAAGTGTCCCAAGCCATCACCGACAAAAGAGGCATGCTCATCATATTGAAGGAGGCCGAGGTGGAAGCGGAAGGGAAAGACGATGTGGGAAAGCTCCTCTTGAGTAAGATGGAGGCGCTGGTGGAGGACGCGTCTCCAGTCAAAGGCTCGCCCAAGAAGGCCATGGCCTCGTGGGTGTCGGAGGTGGCGAGAGCCGAGGAGTCTGAGGACTTCAGAGTGCTGACGGAGGAGATGCCCAAGACCTTTGAGCAGTCAAAGCCCGACGTGGCTCAGATTACGCTCTCGGAGGCCGCGCCCTTAGCAGTG TCGACTCTCGGATGGATTTCTCCTTCTGTGACTTCCGAAAAG GCATCAGCTGACCTGGAGCAGAAGAAacttgttgccatggagatgGAGGCAGCGCCGGAAGACCGTACA CGTATGGAAGTGGACGCGGTCTGCGCCAAAGAGATGCCCGTGGTTCATACAGAGACCAAGACTATCACGTACGAGTCTGCTGCG AACGACATGAACGGCGACACAGACCCCGGCGTGTTGCTGAGCGCCCAAACCATCACCTCGGAAaccaccagcaccaccaccaccacacacatCACCAAG ACTGTGAAAGGAGGCATTTCAGAGACGAGAATCGAGAAAAGGATTGTCATCACGGGAGACTCCGAAATCGACCACGATGAG